A genomic stretch from Vanrija pseudolonga chromosome 6, complete sequence includes:
- the css1 gene encoding Inositol phosphosphingolipids phospholipase C, with amino-acid sequence MSDSNSSELKILSLNVWGLAFISKLRAPRFAAIANYLRESDYDVVCLQEIWIHEEFVQFRDDVQGVLPYSRFYHTGALGSGLAVFSRLPFLEAHALPYNLSGRPSEVIAGDFFVNKAAARAVLDHPTLGPIEVWDTHMHAAGEGGPETRQTHRITQAWQLATEVRGSAARGHWVFVMGDFNSQPFSLPISLLRTYGGLTDSFLETHPHANDPAPVGLQAAQALTTLGVTCDSPLNSWSHGKPIPAGIAAQGGKRLDYIFYRGPTGAHRVHCAESKVVLDSLVPGENFSYSDHFGLTSTFKIDAAAPEGEGSAGPRGHDEPMTPKTHYSATAPLLSLDAEDSHVPPSPTSAYELARAHSSGATASAIRAAVTNIKAYTREAASYGTKLTLLVPLAIVIALGLTIGSAWQPKPWIQPIFTLVAFVVGAAGATFLYIGWLWTRWERGYLDEFVSEMELELAVLHRRGED; translated from the exons atgaGCGACAGTAATAGCAGCGAGCTCAAGATCCTCTCGCTCAACGTCTG GGGCCTGGCGTTCATCTCCAAgctccgcgcgccgcgcttcgCCGCCATCGCAAACTACCTCCGAGAGTCCGACTACGACGTCGTCTGCCTGCAGGAGATATGGATCCACGAGGAGTTTGTGCAGttccgcgacgacgtgcaggGGGTGTTACCGTACTCGCGGTTCTACCACAC CGGCGCACTAGGctccggcctcgccgtcttctccCGCCTGCCCTtcctcgaggcgcacgcGCTGCCGTATAACCTCTCCGGCCGGCCGAGCGAGGTGATCGCGGGCGACTTTTTCGTCAACAAGGCGGCTGcacgcgccgtgctcgatCACCCGACGCTCGGCCCAATCGAGGTGTGGGACACACACATgcacgcggcgggcgagggcgggccCGAGACGCGCCAGACGCACAGGATTACGCAGGCGTGGCAGCTCGCCACGGAGGTGCGGGGGAGCGCGGCAAGGGGGCACTGGGTGTTTGTG ATGGGCGACTTCAACTCGCAGCCCTTTTCGCTGCCAATCTCGCTGCTACGCACCTACGGCGGCCTGACCGACTCGTTCCTCGAGACCCACCCGCACGCCAAcgaccccgcccccgtcgGCCTGCAGGCTGCCCAGGCGCTCACGACGCTCGGGGTGACGTGCGACTCGCCGCTCAACTCGTGGTCGCACGGCAAGCCGATCCCCGCGGGTATCGCAGCGCAGGGCGGCAAGAGACTAGACTACATCTTCTACCGCGGCCCCACCGGCGCTCACCGGGTCCACTGCGCCGAGTCGAAGGTTgtcctcgactcgctcgtgCCGGGGGAGAACTTTTCCTACTCGGACCACTTTGGCCTGACGTCGACGTTCAAGATtgacgctgcggcgccagagggcgaggggTCAGCAGGCCCGCGGGGGCATGACGAGCCGATGACCCCAAAGACGCACTAcagcgccacggcgccgctgctctcaCTCGACGCGGAGGACTCGCACGTGCCCCCGTCCCCGACATCAGCGTacgagctcgcgcgtgccCACTCGTCTGGCGCGACGGCCAGCGCGATCCGCGCGGCGGTCACCAACATCAAGGCGTACACGCGCGAAGCAGCGAGCTACGGCACCAAGCTGACGCTGCTCGTGCCCCTCGCGATAGtgatcgcgctcggcctcacgATCGGCAGCGCGTGGCAGCCCAAGCCGTGGATCCAGCCCATCTTCACGCTCGTCGCattcgtcgtcggcgccgccggtgcaACGTTCCTCTACATTGGCTGGCTGTGGACAAGGTGGGAGAGGGGGTATCTCGACGAGTTTGTGTCCGAGATGGAGCTTGAGCTGGCGGTGCTGCACCGCCGGGGCGAGGACTGA